From Cotesia glomerata isolate CgM1 linkage group LG2, MPM_Cglom_v2.3, whole genome shotgun sequence, a single genomic window includes:
- the LOC123259202 gene encoding TATA-box-binding protein 2, with protein MSGENDELKRLLSSPSLGRGSEDNVMAPPLSTNVPKPSATQSSTSNNNPQASMTASTPATGQKEVLEPVIQNVVSTVNLETELNLMKINACTRNSEYNPARFIGLVMRIRNPRATALIFRSGKLVCTGARCEEDSHLATRKFARIIQKIGFHVKFKDFKIQNIVATCDLKFPIKLESLCESHGNFTSYEPELYPGLIYRLIAPRIVLLIFVNGKIVMTGAKDREDLTTALSKIYTTLLSYRKK; from the exons atgtccGGGGAAAATGATGAGTTGAAGCGGCTACTTAGTAGTCCCAGCCTGGGAAGAGGTTCTGAGGACAATGTGATGGCTCCACCGCTCTCT acaAATGTACCGAAACCTAGTGCTACACAAAGCAGTACTAGTAATAATAATCCTCAAGCTTCTATGACAGCTTCGACTCCGGCTACTGGTCAAAAAGAAGTGTTGGAACCTGTCATAca GAACGTTGTCTCGACTGTCAATTTAGAAACTGAGTTGAACCTAATGAAAATAAACGCTTGCACGCGTAACTCCGAGTACAACCCAGCGAGATTCATTGGACTGGTGATGAGAATCCGGAACCCGCGAGCTACTGCGCTAATATTCAGATCAGGAAAGTTAGTTTGCACTGGGGCGCGGTGCGAGGAGGACTCCCACCTAGCGACCCGAAAATTCGCGCGAATCATTCAGAAAATAGGCTTTCACGTCAAGTTCAAGgactttaaaattcaaaatatcgTGGCGACTTGCGACCTGAAGTTTCCTATAAAACTGGAGAGTTTATGCGAGTCTCATGGTAATTTTACTTCCTATGAACCGGAGTTGTATCCTGGACTCATTTATCGGTTAATTGCTCCAAGGATTGTTTTgcttatttttgtaaatggaaaaattgttatgacag gAGCAAAAGACCGAGAAGATTTAACAACAGCTCTCAGTAAAATATACACAACGCTGCTGAGCTATCggaaaaaatag
- the LOC123259204 gene encoding uncharacterized protein LOC123259204 produces the protein MINMIFTIGVLTIVTIVQGTMHMPSLKVPLYSDLLLRDIIDHMSKDLAETADSYLDYPEMVRDGEDYEKAKEIPAEMSIDYEEMETLNPNPSIRDHEYLRHSSLVANQRMNDEAGEDRHKVQAAEPKRPKEEKSENTLPAYCTPPNPCPIGYTNANNCLENFENTAAFSRDFQASQDCMCDSEHMLDCLNNNNENNQAMNGQITNSEFEKIVGSLQESNPYFRGEKLPIAAKKGINVFSY, from the exons atgataaatatgatATTCACAATTGGAGTATTGACAATTGTTACAATTGTTCAAGGAACAATGCACATGCCATCTTTGAAg gtcccTCTGTACTCGGATTTACTTCTCCGAGACATAATTGATCATATGAGCAAAGACCTAGCAGAAACAGCAGACTCTTATCTGGATTACCCAGAGATGGTTCGCGACGGAGAAGACTACGAGAAAGCCAAAGAAATCCCCGCAGAAATGTCGATTGATTACGAAGAAATGGAAACGCTTAATCCTAATCCAAGTATCCGCGATCACGAGTACCTGAGACACAGTAGTCTTGTAGCCAACCAGAGAATGAACGACGAAGCGGGTGAAGATAGACACAAGGTTCAAGCTGCTGAGCCCAAGAGACCCAAGGAAGAGAAATCCGAGAATACTCTTCCAGCTTATTGCACTCCTCCCAATCCGTGCCCAATCGGATACACAA atgcAAACAATTgtctagaaaattttgaaaacacCGCAGCTTTTAGTCGCGATTTTCAGGCATCCCAAGACTGCATGTGTGATAGCGAACATATGCTTGATTGTttgaataacaataatgagAATAATCAAGCTATGAATGGACAAATTACCAATtctgaatttgaaaaaattgttggaAGTTTACag gagAGTAATCCTTATTTCCGGGGTGAAAAGTTGCCAATTGCAGCTAAAAAAGGGATCAATgtattttcatattaa
- the LOC123259199 gene encoding probable tRNA(His) guanylyltransferase, with translation MRSIFSKLNLSVPVIINRFIKTSSVMAKSKFEYVRLYERDNVCLQNCWIVVRIDGKNFSKFSDDHKFLKPNDIRALDLMNKAASAVIREFHDIVLAFGQSDEYSFVFRKETTAYNRRETKLLTYVNSLFSSAYTFHWRDSFTECALKYPPSFDARVVLYPSDENLRDYLSWRQADVHINNLYNTCFWNLVQRQNMTTAEAQEKLKGTVSSQKNDLLFDSFGINYNNELPIYRKGTTIIKKLIPDENGKVKSTVLILNEDIIGDRFWKEHPEILDPKAKVKINNLNNKK, from the exons ATGCGctctattttttcaaaattaaatctgTCAGTGCCTGTTATAATAAATCGCTTTATAAAAACTTCATCAGTGATGGCGAAAAGTAAATTCGAGTATGTAAGACTTTATGAGCGGGATAATGTTTGTCTGCAAAACTGCTGGATTGTCGTGAGGAtagatggaaaaaatttttcaaaattctcagACGACCACAAGTTTTTGAAGCCTAATGATATCAGGGCTCTTGATTTGATGAACAAGGCCGCTTCTGCGGTAATCAGAGAATTTCATGATATTGTGTTAGCATTTGGACAAAGTGATGAGTATTCGTTCGTTTTTAGGAAAGAAACTACCGCTTATAATCGCCgag aaactAAACTGCTAACTTACGTTAATTCTCTTTTCTCATCGGCGTATACATTCCACTGGCGTGATTCCTTTACAGAATGTGCCTTGAAATATCCGCCGTCCTTTGATGCCAGGGTGGTACTCTACCCATCAGATGAAAATTTGAGAGATTATTTATCCTGGAGGCAAGCTGATGTtcacattaataatttatacaacaCTTGCTTTTGGAATTTAGTGCAACGGCAAAATATGACTACCGCAGAa gctcaagaaaaattaaaaggaaCAGTCAGTAgccaaaaaaacgatttacTTTTTGATAGTTTTggaattaattacaataatgaaTTGCCGATTTATCGGAAAGGTACaacgataattaaaaaattaatacccgACGAAAATGGTAAAGTGAAGTCaacagttttaattttaaatgaagacATCATAGGAGACCGATTTTGGAAAGAACATCCCGAGATTCTAGACCCAAAAGCTAaagtaaaaatcaataatttaaataataaaaaatga